The genomic stretch CTTTAAATAAGACTTTTGAAGACCTTCTTCAAACTTCTCAGCCTCAACCTCAACCTCAATGATTGCCTTGTTTGTACCCTTTTTCTCAATCTTGAACTCCATTCTAATCCTCCCTCAAAAAGATTTATTTTAAATTTTTCATTGCTGTCTGTCTAATAAAAAGTTATATTTTAACTATGATATTGTAGCATAAAAGTTTTTATTTTAAAAGTGGATTTTGAAAAGTTTGCTTTCCAACTTGTATGCGAACAATTTTTTAATTCAAAATGGAATATTATGGAATTATTTTATTGTATGCACAAGTTGAAAGGTATATAATTTAATTATGATTTAAAATGAACATTTGGGAGGGAACATTTAAGATGATTCAAAACATACCTGAAGTAAAACTTGGAATTGTGGCAGTCAGCAGAGACTGTTTCCCAGTCACACTTTCCGAAAAGAGAAGAAAAGCAGTGGTTGAAGAGTGCAAACGTCTTGGCATTGACATCTTTGAGGCAAAGACAACAGTAGAAAATGAAAACGACGTTTTAAAAGCCTTAGACGAACTCAAATCAGCAGATGTAAATGCTCTTGTTGTGTACCTTGGAAACTTTGGTCCAGAAGGACCTGAAACAATGCTTGCACAAAAATTTAATGGTCCTTCCATGTTTGTCGCAGCAGCTGAAGAGACACAAGAAAACCTGTTTGATGGTCGTGGCGATGCTTACTGTGGGATGCTAAACGCTTCGTACAATATAGGTCTTAGAAAGCTCAATCCTTACATTCCTGAGTATCCTGTTGGAGATAGCAGCGAGGTTGCAAACATGATTGCCCATTTTGTAGATGTTGCAAGGGTTGTGATAGGAGTAAAGAACCTTAAAATCTTCAGTTTTGGACCACGTCCACAGGATTTTCTTGCTTGCAATGCACCAATAAAGCCTCTTTATGACCTTGGCATAGAGATAATGGAAAACTCTGAGCTTGATCTGTTTGAGGCATTCAACAATCATAAAGATGACCCACGTATACCTGAGATTGTAAAACAAATGCAAGATGAGCTTGGCACTGGCAACAAACATCCAGGTATTTTGCCAAAGCTTGCTCAATATGAGCTCACTTTGATGGACTGGTATGAAAAATATCGCGGCAGCTGCAAATTTGCAATATTTGCTAACAAATGCTGGCCAGCTTTTCAGACACAGTTTGGATTTG from Caldicellulosiruptor kronotskyensis 2002 encodes the following:
- a CDS encoding L-fucose/L-arabinose isomerase family protein, yielding MIQNIPEVKLGIVAVSRDCFPVTLSEKRRKAVVEECKRLGIDIFEAKTTVENENDVLKALDELKSADVNALVVYLGNFGPEGPETMLAQKFNGPSMFVAAAEETQENLFDGRGDAYCGMLNASYNIGLRKLNPYIPEYPVGDSSEVANMIAHFVDVARVVIGVKNLKIFSFGPRPQDFLACNAPIKPLYDLGIEIMENSELDLFEAFNNHKDDPRIPEIVKQMQDELGTGNKHPGILPKLAQYELTLMDWYEKYRGSCKFAIFANKCWPAFQTQFGFVPCYVNARLASKGIPVACEVDIYGALSEYIVTLATQLPATILDINNTVPKDMYEANKDKFKDYKPTDLFMGFHCGNTPICHMKYAEMRYQLIMHRLLEPDKEPDITRGTLEGAIKPGEITIFRLQSTADCLLRSYVAQGEVIDVDPRSFGGIGVFAIKEMGRFYRYVLIQKRFPHHTAVAFKHVGKVLFDAMKMLGVDDISFNQPANMLYKDENPFK